In the genome of Acidobacteriota bacterium, the window GATGCCGGCCACCATCTGCGGCGTTTTCGCCGCCTGCCTGGCCCTCGGTGGCACCATGGCGCACCAGGGTAAGGAAAGCCCGCTGGCGAGACACCCGGGCAGGCGTTCGTGGGTGCTCTTCGCGGGCTGGATTCTCCTCGCCCTGTGCTTGGCCGCCTTCATCGCCCAGCAGGGAGGTGAAGTGGGAGCCGCCTACTTCCTCATCTGGGCGGCCCTGGCCGCACTATTCGCCACCGCCTGGCTGAGCCTTTGGCCGCGATCATCGCTGTGGATCGCCGTCCTCTGGCTCACCGCCGGTGCGGTCGCCTGGATCCTCTGAGGAGGAGCGATGACAACGGCTACCCCCTCCCCTCGCAAGACCGTGAAGGCGGCGTCGAAGGGCGCACCGACCAAGGTTCGCTGGCGCGGCCGGATCACCGCCAGCTTGCTCGGTGGTACCCTGCTGTCGTTTGCGATCGCCGTGGCCATCACCATCTACATGCCGGGATTCGATGGCCTCGATCAGGCTTTTCAGGGCGGCCTCGCCTTGGTCCTCATCTGGCCGATGGTGATGCTGTGGATTCTCTTCGCGACCTCCACCGGACGGGCCTGGCTGAGAGCGCTGGTGCCGCTCGTCCTGTTCGTCGCCCTCGACATCGCGGGGCTCTTGCTATGAAGAAGACCATCGGTCCCTTTCGCCTCGACACTCGCCGCTATCGGCTGTTCTACGACATCCATTCTTGGGTCGGGGTCATCGGCGGCCTGATCTTCTTCGTCTGCTGCTTCAGCGGCACCATCGCCCTCTTCGAGCACGACCTCATCTCCTGGGAGAATCCCACTCTCCGGCGCACCCCGGGAGCCGAGTCCCTCGGCACCGATGCGCTGATCGAGCACGCCGAGGAGCACCTCGGTGGTTTCGAGGAGACCGTCTTCGTCGAGCTACCGTCGGAGGCCAATGCCGCCTTCCACGCCCGCACCTTCGGCGAAACCGGAGTGCGCCGGGTCAATCTCGATCCCGCCACCGGCCAGCCGATCGCGACGAAGGAAGACAGCGCCTTCGACTTTCTCACCCATCTCCATACGGACCTGCATTTGCCACGCCCCTGGGGGCGCTACCTCGTCGGCCTCATCGGAATCTTCCTGATGATGGCGTTGATCTCCGGCGCCATGGCCCACCCGAAGGTGTTCAAAGAGCTGTTCCTGTTGCGCTGGCGCCCGAGCCTGCGGATGAGCTTCAGCGACCTCCACAAGCAAGCCGGCGTCTGGGGACTGGTCTTCGGCGGCGTGATGGCCTTCACCGGCGCCGTCATCGGCCTGCTCGGCCTGTTCGCCCCGATCATGGTGCTGAGCGCCTTCGGTGGCGATGTCGGGAAGGCGACGGAAGCGTTCTCCGGACCACCGCGAGAAGCCACCGGAAACCCGGCCATCATGCTCTCCATCGCGGAGCTCGCCGAGACCACGGAAGCGGCCAATCCCGGATTCGAGGCGCACAGCTTCCTGCTCCGCCACTACGGTGACGAGTCGGCGGAGGTCGGGCTCAACCTCGAGCCCACCCCTTACCGCAAGCTGGTGGCCGGTGAAACCCACCGCATCAGCTTGGTGAGCGGCGAGACCTTCCATCGCAGCTCCTTCACCGGCAAGGGTGCCGGCTCCCGTCTGTTCGGCGCCATGCAGCCGGTCCACTACGCCCTTTTCGGAGGCCTCGGCCTGAAGCTGCTCTACTTCATTTCGGGCCTGGTTCTGTCCTTGGGCATCGTCAGCGGCTCGTTGATCTGGCTCGAGAAGCGCCAGCCGTCGCCACGCCAGGTCGGGGCCAAGCCGCGCCATCGTTGGCTCTCCAAGCTGACCCTCGGGGTCTGCGTGGGCCAGGTGGTGGCATCGGCCGCCGCCATCGCCGCCGGCCGTTTCATGGCGGAATCTCTCGAGCCGGTCTTCTGGAGCACCTGGGTGCTCGGCCTCATCGTGGCCTACGTGATTCCCAATGGATTCCTGGTCTGTCGCGCCGGCGGCTTCTTGACCGCCGCCCTTCTCGCCCTCACCGCCGCCGGCGACCTCACCATGTCGCCGCTGCTCACGCCGGAGGTGATCCGCATCGACCTCACCTTCCTGGCCCTCGCCGCCTGCACGCTGGCGATCAGCGTCGTCACCCCGCGGCGCTCGAAGCGCCGCCAGCCGGCCCCGGAGCTGAGCCAGTCCCTGACGCCGTCGGAGTCCCCCAGCTAGCAGGCTGCTGAAAAAGCCGCGTGGCGGCTTCTTCAGCGCCTGCTGTCTATTTCAGGGGCGCCCGGCCAGGGGGGCTAAAAGGCGCCCCCCTCAGGCCTACGCGGCCCGGCTACGCGCATGTCGCGCGCCTTCACCCCAATCCAGGGCGGCCCCGTCCTCGGCGCCCTCGGCGCCGCCTCGCCCGCTGGGCTCGGGGTCCCACGCGGGCCGGAAGTCCTCGAACCTGAACTTTTTCAGCGCTGCTAGCTGTTTTTTCCGAGAGGGGCTGCGCGCCCCTGACTGCGCGTCCCGCTCCGGCCCAAGAAGCGCGGTTCTTGGGCCTCCTCTCCCGTCGCGGCGGCTGAGCCGCCGCCGAGCCCTTCTGGGCTCGGTCGCAGGTTGCCGATGAGTTTTTCAGCAACCTGCTAGCAGGCTGCTGAAGAGCCGCAGACGCGAGTTCAAGGACCGCCGACGGTCGCGTCCCAGCCGCTGGTGTCGCCGGTTTCGAAGCCGTTTTCGAAGATCGTCTCGACGAAGGCCGGTAGGCAGGAGGCAACGCTGTCGAGATAGGCCCGCATGCGCTGCGGCGCCCGCTCGCTGCGCTCGCCGTAGAATCCCGCTCGCCCCAACCACAGGCTGACGTTGCTGGTGCCGCCGGGCTGCAGTGAGCAGTAGCTCATGATGCCCCCACCATCGACCGGCATGCTGACTGGGCCGCTGTAGCAGCCGTCCTGGCTCCCCCAACAGCGATCGATCGGCGGATCGCCCGGCTGCGGACTGTCGTTGTAGCAGTGGGTGTGGGGAGACCCGAAGGTGTGGCCGAGCTCGTGGGAGAAGGTGAACAGATCGAGCACCGCCAGCGGGTTCGAAGGCTCCCACCGGCCGCTGATCTCGCCGGTCACCCCGTAGCCCATCACGGTGTCGCACAGGCTGCCGACGAAGGCGACACCGCCCCCCATCGCCTTGCCGGTGAGGAAGTGGACCAACGAGCGCTCGACCTCGCCACGGTTGGCGAGCCAGTAGTCCCGCACCTCGAAGACCGCCGGCACGACGCTGGTGGCGGTCCAAGGATCGGAGCTCGTGCCGCCGCTGTAGAGGTAGAGATCGCTGATCTGGGGCACGGCGTCGATATCGCGCAAGAAGATCGCCGAAACCGCCGCCACCAAATCCGCCACATAGGCGGAGGCGGCGCTCGCGGACCCCAGGCGGTCGAAGAACTCGGCATCGGTCTCGACGGCGAGATCCGCCGCCGTCGGCCGACCGGCTCCTCGACCCGAGATCGCATTGCCTGGGGCCGCCACCGTCGACACCGAGCTCGAGCCTCGCAAGGGCGCCGGCAGG includes:
- a CDS encoding DUF3325 family protein, whose amino-acid sequence is MMPATICGVFAACLALGGTMAHQGKESPLARHPGRRSWVLFAGWILLALCLAAFIAQQGGEVGAAYFLIWAALAALFATAWLSLWPRSSLWIAVLWLTAGAVAWIL
- a CDS encoding PepSY-associated TM helix domain-containing protein, with the translated sequence MKKTIGPFRLDTRRYRLFYDIHSWVGVIGGLIFFVCCFSGTIALFEHDLISWENPTLRRTPGAESLGTDALIEHAEEHLGGFEETVFVELPSEANAAFHARTFGETGVRRVNLDPATGQPIATKEDSAFDFLTHLHTDLHLPRPWGRYLVGLIGIFLMMALISGAMAHPKVFKELFLLRWRPSLRMSFSDLHKQAGVWGLVFGGVMAFTGAVIGLLGLFAPIMVLSAFGGDVGKATEAFSGPPREATGNPAIMLSIAELAETTEAANPGFEAHSFLLRHYGDESAEVGLNLEPTPYRKLVAGETHRISLVSGETFHRSSFTGKGAGSRLFGAMQPVHYALFGGLGLKLLYFISGLVLSLGIVSGSLIWLEKRQPSPRQVGAKPRHRWLSKLTLGVCVGQVVASAAAIAAGRFMAESLEPVFWSTWVLGLIVAYVIPNGFLVCRAGGFLTAALLALTAAGDLTMSPLLTPEVIRIDLTFLALAACTLAISVVTPRRSKRRQPAPELSQSLTPSESPS
- a CDS encoding M12 family metallo-peptidase, whose protein sequence is MTTRRGAGGAPIAALAAAAVSLTALVVPPAPAQVPQAQPDTGPRGATVPWRLDRSLTEVFESSTLVIPALSLFAGEVPVRLQLERMQVWKPGARVTEIGSGGERTLHKPTARRHFQGRVAGEEDSLAFLAVDAEGRWRGLVSAQEQLFLLATPRGGAAAIELAAVGPIAADWSCGNSALPAPLRGSSSVSTVAAPGNAISGRGAGRPTAADLAVETDAEFFDRLGSASAASAYVADLVAAVSAIFLRDIDAVPQISDLYLYSGGTSSDPWTATSVVPAVFEVRDYWLANRGEVERSLVHFLTGKAMGGGVAFVGSLCDTVMGYGVTGEISGRWEPSNPLAVLDLFTFSHELGHTFGSPHTHCYNDSPQPGDPPIDRCWGSQDGCYSGPVSMPVDGGGIMSYCSLQPGGTSNVSLWLGRAGFYGERSERAPQRMRAYLDSVASCLPAFVETIFENGFETGDTSGWDATVGGP